From the genome of Candidatus Methylopumilus turicensis, one region includes:
- a CDS encoding carbon-nitrogen hydrolase family protein — protein sequence MAIKSRINHTKASPAGAGIVKIAGIQMASGPIVSANLSEAERLIKIAADQGAKLIVLPEYFAIMGIKDSDKVKASEKEGSGPIQQFLSSTAKKRDVWIVAGSVPLQSDNKDKIYNACMVYDNKGKLVARYNKIHLFGLNLGNEKYHEEATIVPGNQVVTVDSPFGKIGLSICYDLRFPELYRAMGEVDLILVPAAFTETTGKAHWETLVRARAIENLCYVLAPAQGGYHASGRETHGDSMIVDPWGVVLDRLPRGSGVVIASMNLDYQASLRKSLPALQHRTVFK from the coding sequence ATGGCCATCAAATCCCGCATCAACCATACAAAAGCGAGTCCAGCAGGGGCTGGTATCGTCAAAATCGCTGGCATACAAATGGCTTCAGGCCCAATTGTTTCTGCAAACCTGAGCGAGGCTGAGCGACTGATTAAAATTGCAGCTGATCAGGGAGCAAAGTTAATTGTGCTGCCTGAATACTTTGCGATTATGGGCATCAAGGATAGCGACAAAGTCAAAGCCAGCGAAAAAGAAGGAAGCGGCCCGATTCAACAATTTCTTTCCAGCACAGCGAAAAAGCGCGATGTTTGGATTGTCGCAGGATCAGTCCCGCTTCAATCAGACAACAAAGATAAGATTTATAACGCCTGCATGGTCTATGACAACAAAGGCAAGTTGGTTGCGCGTTATAACAAAATCCATCTTTTTGGCCTGAACCTAGGCAACGAAAAGTACCATGAAGAAGCGACTATTGTGCCTGGCAATCAAGTGGTCACGGTCGATAGTCCATTTGGTAAAATTGGATTGTCCATCTGTTACGACTTACGCTTTCCTGAACTCTATCGCGCCATGGGTGAAGTGGACTTAATATTAGTGCCCGCAGCGTTTACCGAAACAACAGGTAAGGCACACTGGGAAACGTTGGTACGCGCACGTGCCATCGAAAATCTTTGTTACGTCTTAGCGCCAGCGCAAGGTGGATATCATGCCTCTGGCCGTGAAACACACGGTGATAGCATGATTGTTGACCCATGGGGCGTCGTACTCGATCGCTTACCACGCGGCTCGGGTGTCGTCATCGCTTCCATGAATCTAGACTATCAAGCCAGCCTTCGTAAGAGCTTGCCGGCCTTACAACATCGCACTGTTTTTAAATAA
- a CDS encoding YhdP family protein, translating into MIKKSLIWSYRAACIALGTLVFLGVLSIIGLRFFVLPHIDDYKPKIVQSISEVLGQKVVIGNIYANWDGLNPHISVFNVDIYDQQNRVALSLTHIEGSLSWTSILLLEPRLASFSIYQPELTIRREKDGTVYVAGVSMNGPSKPAFPNWLLSQAKVNVIDANIVWQDDMRGAPALNLDKLNLQLENPAWDGFRGRHAFSLRATPSAGTSKPIDIRGKVFGHDVAKLDQWHGTLYAKIEGTDIAAWRNWLDYPFDLREGKGAAQLWLEFADSQIESLSTVLALDKVVTRLPYNGVENSFNHLAGFLKWIRHADGQEIQGESIKIVTADDLNMRSGKFSIRERGLQQEKTVHGDVLLDEIQLETLNKLTPYFTLPSNITQTLNETAPLGKLSNLHLSWLSKGETLPKYALSADFSGLSVLPYATYDLPGFTNLSGKVALDQSQGKLTLNTTSAALNFAPVLRWPLPADKLTGEIDWQLKDKNIAIAVKRLALKNPHLDAEVDASFNSDGAQKHFLDLTGHVNKVDLQYGRFYYPSVINQDTVAWLDKSILSGKGEDVNVRIKGDLKDYPFDQGKKGIFKVTANLKDAVLDYTDGWPKVEGIQLAMLFEGKRMELNANAGHLFGNEIKKAKITIPDLEADENVLDIVGELQSPMNEGVKFINASPIAKLAGGFTESLKTSGAGKLTLNLHIPLNHSDATKVKGIYAITNGSMLSDSIPELTKLNGTVEFTESSINANNVNTFAYGAPAVFSINTDKSHAIQIAAHGRLTDAGFRKSFEHLLPSTISGSTEWVARAKIQNNQSEVTIHSSLVGLSSKLPAPLGKTMTEAMPLLIEKKPINETQDAIKISLGKSMSAKLIRTSQNGMTTIERGDIGINVAPDISPQKGLSLRAKLDSLDIDEWLAQMDKSTASSANNSANSNITLNRIELTTQHLDIFDRRINALKMSARLADNAWIMNLKSDEVTGDLKWNKDGNGKISGNLANLIFPSPTPDALKSSTHVAAKQLNLKYPALDIVADNFEIGKKKFGRLELQAKEQLGNWGIDKLRMTSADGVINANGEWNNWKNRPNTKLRFNWEINDMGKALKRLDIGDVIKGGSAEITGQLKWAGSPHEFDIPNLSGNLHLDAKKGQILQVEPGVGRLFSVLSLQNLPRRLTLDFKDLFSSGFTFDKINADVNIERGVMYSDNFKMEGPTAQVEIKGETDLDKETQHLYVKVKPFISDTLSLAAFAGGPAVGAAAYIAQKILKDPLNKIAESQYEIVGTWSNPQEKGQDKASPKDSKSPSQTPAPTPLGM; encoded by the coding sequence ATGATTAAAAAATCGCTTATCTGGTCTTATCGAGCTGCGTGTATCGCGTTAGGAACACTAGTGTTTCTAGGTGTGCTCTCGATCATCGGATTGCGATTTTTCGTGCTTCCGCATATTGATGATTACAAACCTAAGATTGTTCAAAGCATTTCAGAAGTGCTTGGCCAAAAGGTCGTTATCGGCAATATCTACGCAAATTGGGACGGCTTAAATCCGCATATTTCTGTGTTTAATGTGGACATTTACGATCAGCAAAATCGTGTTGCCTTGAGTTTAACCCACATTGAAGGCAGCCTTTCGTGGACCAGTATTCTTCTGCTTGAGCCTCGACTTGCCTCTTTTTCTATTTATCAGCCAGAACTAACTATTCGCCGTGAAAAAGATGGCACCGTGTATGTTGCAGGCGTTTCGATGAATGGGCCATCAAAACCAGCGTTTCCTAATTGGTTGCTCAGCCAAGCCAAAGTGAATGTCATTGATGCCAATATTGTTTGGCAAGACGACATGCGCGGCGCGCCTGCACTCAACCTCGATAAACTCAATTTACAACTTGAAAACCCTGCATGGGATGGTTTTCGTGGGCGACATGCATTCAGCTTGCGTGCCACGCCCTCTGCAGGCACATCCAAGCCTATCGACATTCGAGGTAAAGTGTTTGGTCATGATGTGGCCAAACTTGATCAATGGCACGGCACACTCTATGCAAAAATTGAAGGAACTGACATTGCGGCGTGGCGGAATTGGTTAGACTATCCATTTGATTTACGAGAAGGCAAAGGGGCTGCCCAACTTTGGCTTGAGTTTGCAGACAGCCAAATAGAAAGCTTATCAACAGTGCTTGCGCTCGATAAGGTGGTCACGCGATTACCTTATAACGGCGTTGAAAACTCCTTCAATCATCTTGCTGGCTTTCTCAAATGGATACGCCACGCAGATGGTCAAGAAATTCAAGGTGAAAGCATTAAGATTGTCACCGCGGATGATTTGAATATGCGTAGCGGTAAGTTTTCAATCCGTGAGCGCGGTCTTCAACAAGAAAAAACGGTACATGGCGATGTATTGCTTGACGAGATTCAACTTGAGACTTTAAACAAACTGACGCCCTACTTTACTTTGCCCTCCAATATCACGCAGACTTTGAACGAAACAGCGCCACTGGGCAAGCTAAGCAACCTTCACCTTAGCTGGCTAAGCAAGGGGGAAACGCTCCCAAAATATGCACTAAGCGCAGATTTCTCAGGCTTAAGTGTGCTCCCTTACGCAACATATGACTTACCTGGCTTTACCAACTTATCGGGCAAAGTAGCACTTGACCAATCGCAAGGAAAATTGACACTCAATACAACCTCAGCAGCACTTAATTTTGCGCCCGTGCTGCGCTGGCCATTACCTGCTGACAAATTAACAGGCGAAATTGACTGGCAATTGAAGGATAAAAATATTGCGATTGCGGTCAAGCGTCTTGCGCTTAAAAATCCGCACTTAGATGCCGAAGTTGATGCGAGCTTTAATTCTGATGGCGCGCAAAAGCACTTTTTAGACTTAACGGGTCATGTCAATAAAGTCGATCTTCAATATGGTCGATTTTACTATCCATCCGTCATTAACCAAGATACCGTCGCATGGCTTGATAAGTCGATCCTGTCTGGCAAGGGTGAAGACGTGAATGTCAGAATTAAGGGTGATCTTAAAGACTACCCCTTTGACCAAGGTAAAAAAGGCATTTTTAAAGTCACTGCGAACCTCAAAGATGCGGTATTGGACTACACCGATGGTTGGCCTAAAGTAGAAGGCATTCAACTTGCCATGTTGTTTGAAGGCAAGCGCATGGAGTTAAACGCCAATGCTGGCCACCTGTTTGGTAATGAAATTAAAAAAGCCAAAATCACGATTCCAGATTTGGAAGCGGATGAAAATGTGCTCGATATTGTGGGCGAATTACAAAGTCCGATGAATGAAGGCGTAAAGTTTATCAATGCCAGCCCGATTGCAAAGTTGGCGGGTGGATTTACTGAGTCACTCAAAACATCAGGGGCTGGTAAGCTCACCCTCAATCTTCACATTCCGCTCAACCACAGCGATGCCACCAAAGTGAAGGGAATATATGCGATCACGAATGGCAGCATGCTCAGTGATAGCATTCCTGAACTCACGAAACTCAATGGAACAGTTGAGTTTACCGAGTCGTCGATTAATGCCAATAACGTCAATACTTTTGCTTATGGTGCGCCAGCGGTATTTAGCATTAACACAGACAAAAGCCATGCTATTCAAATTGCAGCGCATGGCCGACTAACCGATGCGGGCTTTAGAAAGTCATTTGAACATCTTTTGCCAAGCACTATTTCGGGAAGTACAGAATGGGTAGCGAGAGCCAAGATTCAGAACAATCAATCAGAAGTCACCATTCATTCAAGTCTGGTTGGGTTAAGTTCAAAACTACCCGCCCCTCTTGGCAAAACAATGACTGAAGCCATGCCTTTGCTGATTGAGAAAAAACCAATCAATGAAACACAAGATGCGATCAAAATTAGCTTAGGTAAAAGCATGAGCGCCAAGCTGATTCGAACTTCCCAGAATGGTATGACGACCATCGAAAGAGGCGATATTGGCATTAATGTTGCACCAGACATAAGCCCTCAAAAAGGCCTATCACTTCGCGCGAAGCTTGATAGCTTGGACATTGATGAGTGGTTGGCGCAAATGGATAAATCCACAGCAAGCTCAGCAAACAATAGTGCAAATAGCAACATCACACTTAATCGCATTGAGCTCACTACCCAACATCTCGATATTTTTGATCGCCGGATTAATGCACTTAAAATGAGTGCTAGGTTGGCAGACAACGCATGGATCATGAACTTAAAAAGCGATGAGGTCACTGGCGATTTAAAATGGAACAAAGACGGTAATGGAAAAATCAGTGGCAACCTTGCCAACCTAATCTTCCCATCGCCGACGCCAGACGCCCTAAAATCAAGCACTCACGTTGCCGCAAAACAATTGAATCTTAAATATCCTGCACTGGACATTGTTGCTGACAACTTTGAAATTGGTAAGAAAAAGTTTGGTCGATTGGAGCTCCAGGCGAAAGAGCAGCTTGGCAACTGGGGAATCGACAAGCTCCGCATGACCTCAGCCGACGGTGTGATTAATGCCAATGGTGAGTGGAATAACTGGAAAAATCGCCCCAATACCAAGTTACGCTTCAATTGGGAAATCAATGATATGGGTAAGGCCTTAAAGCGTCTGGATATTGGCGACGTGATCAAAGGCGGCTCTGCGGAAATCACAGGCCAATTAAAATGGGCTGGCAGTCCACATGAGTTCGACATACCCAACCTTTCTGGCAACCTTCATCTCGATGCTAAAAAAGGACAAATCCTTCAAGTAGAGCCGGGCGTTGGCAGGCTTTTTAGTGTGTTGAGTTTACAAAACCTACCAAGACGTTTAACCCTGGACTTTAAAGACTTATTTAGCAGCGGATTTACGTTTGACAAAATCAACGCCGACGTCAATATCGAGCGAGGAGTTATGTATAGCGACAACTTTAAAATGGAGGGTCCAACGGCCCAAGTTGAAATTAAAGGGGAAACGGATCTTGATAAAGAAACACAGCATTTATATGTCAAAGTGAAGCCATTCATCAGCGATACGCTTTCATTGGCCGCATTTGCTGGCGGTCCTGCTGTGGGCGCCGCTGCTTATATTGCGCAAAAAATATTGAAAGATCCACTAAATAAAATTGCTGAATCACAGTATGAGATTGTCGGCACTTGGAGTAACCCTCAAGAAAAAGGGCAAGACAAAGCGTCACCCAAAGATAGCAAATCTCCATCTCAAACCCCTGCGCCAACGCCCTTAGGCATGTGA
- a CDS encoding YchJ family protein: MPKPVIRIDCPCDSGSLYQDCCEPYHLSNDAPNAEKLMRSRYSAYVLGLEEYLLNTWHPNTRPKYLNLANDRTKWLGLEVKRFDPNDDQAIVEFIASYKENGKAEKLHEISQFRRIARRWYYVDGEFQE; this comes from the coding sequence ATGCCAAAACCCGTGATCAGAATTGATTGCCCATGCGATAGCGGCTCGCTTTATCAAGACTGCTGCGAGCCTTACCACCTAAGCAATGACGCACCCAACGCTGAAAAGCTGATGCGCTCTCGCTATAGTGCTTATGTGTTGGGTTTAGAGGAATATTTACTCAACACTTGGCACCCGAACACTAGACCCAAATATCTGAACCTAGCCAACGACCGCACCAAATGGCTAGGGCTCGAAGTAAAGCGCTTTGATCCTAATGATGACCAAGCCATTGTCGAGTTTATTGCCAGCTACAAGGAAAATGGCAAAGCCGAAAAACTCCACGAAATTAGCCAATTTAGACGCATTGCTAGGCGTTGGTATTACGTGGATGGCGAGTTTCAAGAGTAA
- a CDS encoding peptide chain release factor 3 — MSSLPEEITRRRTFAIISHPDAGKTTLTEKLLWFGGAIQVAGEVRGRKAARHATSDWMELEKQRGISVTSSVMQFPYRDHMINLLDTPGHDDFSEDTYRTLTAVDSAVMVIDSVNGVETQTIKLLNVCRMRDTPIITFINKLDRESRPPIELLDEIESTLGMECAPMTWPIGMGKGFRGVYHLYNDVVSFFDPRAEKGTSEVIEGLDNPRLDELLGRQAEELRVDVELVRGASNTFNKERYLSGKQTPVFFGSGINNFGVQSLLDAVVELSPAPLARKTATREVAPNEAKFSGFVFKIQANMDPKHRDRIAFLRVCSGRFERGMKIKQVATGKQISVNNAITFMAQDRTTMDEAYSGDIIGIPNHGTIKLGDTFTESENLKFIGIPSFAPEFFRRARIKNPMKMKQLQIGLKQLSEEGAAQLFRPLLSNDLILGAVGILQFEVVAHRLEHEYGVDMIFEPYDCHTTRWLKGSDADLKAIADKYGFNVGLDSADDYVYLAPNRVNLQMAQERYPDIQFCETREIA, encoded by the coding sequence ATGTCATCCTTACCAGAAGAAATTACCCGCCGTCGCACCTTTGCCATTATTTCACATCCTGATGCGGGTAAAACGACGCTCACCGAAAAACTATTATGGTTCGGTGGCGCGATTCAAGTCGCAGGCGAAGTGCGTGGGCGTAAAGCTGCGCGCCATGCGACATCTGACTGGATGGAGCTAGAGAAACAACGTGGTATCTCGGTGACTTCATCAGTGATGCAGTTTCCATACCGCGACCACATGATTAATTTGCTGGATACCCCAGGCCATGATGACTTCTCTGAAGATACTTACCGCACTTTAACCGCAGTGGATTCTGCGGTGATGGTGATTGACTCAGTGAATGGTGTTGAGACGCAGACCATCAAGTTGCTCAATGTCTGCCGTATGCGCGATACGCCTATTATTACCTTCATCAACAAACTAGACCGCGAAAGCCGTCCACCCATTGAACTCTTAGATGAAATTGAATCTACATTAGGCATGGAATGTGCGCCAATGACTTGGCCGATTGGCATGGGCAAGGGCTTCCGCGGTGTATATCACTTATACAATGATGTGGTTTCATTCTTTGACCCTCGCGCTGAAAAAGGGACTTCTGAAGTGATTGAGGGCTTGGATAATCCGCGCCTAGATGAGTTACTTGGTCGCCAAGCAGAAGAGCTACGCGTGGACGTTGAGTTAGTTCGCGGCGCGTCAAACACCTTTAATAAAGAGCGCTATTTAAGCGGCAAACAAACGCCTGTGTTTTTTGGCTCAGGTATTAACAACTTTGGTGTGCAATCGCTATTAGATGCGGTGGTTGAGTTATCCCCTGCCCCATTAGCCCGCAAAACTGCGACACGCGAAGTAGCGCCGAACGAAGCCAAGTTTTCTGGCTTTGTGTTCAAGATTCAAGCCAATATGGATCCAAAACACCGTGACCGTATTGCGTTCTTGCGGGTATGTTCAGGTCGCTTTGAACGTGGCATGAAAATCAAACAAGTGGCCACAGGCAAACAAATCTCCGTCAACAATGCGATTACCTTTATGGCGCAAGATCGTACTACGATGGACGAGGCATACTCTGGCGATATTATCGGTATTCCTAACCACGGCACAATCAAACTCGGCGATACTTTCACTGAAAGTGAGAACTTAAAATTCATTGGCATCCCTTCTTTCGCCCCTGAATTTTTCCGCCGTGCACGTATTAAAAACCCGATGAAGATGAAGCAATTACAAATCGGCCTCAAGCAACTATCGGAAGAAGGCGCAGCGCAGTTATTCCGCCCACTCCTCTCGAATGATTTGATTTTGGGCGCTGTTGGTATTTTGCAATTTGAGGTGGTGGCGCACCGTCTAGAGCACGAATATGGCGTTGACATGATATTTGAGCCATATGATTGCCACACGACACGCTGGTTAAAAGGCAGCGACGCTGATCTAAAAGCCATCGCTGACAAATATGGCTTTAACGTGGGGCTTGATAGCGCGGATGATTATGTGTATCTCGCACCAAATCGCGTGAACTTACAAATGGCACAAGAGCGTTACCCAGACATTCAATTTTGTGAAACACGCGAGATTGCTTAA
- the acs gene encoding acetate--CoA ligase, translated as MSSIESVLTENRVFAPIPAFKQNATVSGLAAYKALCQQAEQDYTGFWGNLANTELDWHKPFTQILDESKAPFYRWFHDGELNASYNCIDRHLATKGDKTAIIFEADDGSVTKLTYQQLHQRVCRFANALKDQGITLGDRVIIYLPMGIEAVVAMQACARVGAIHSVVFGGFSAKSLHERITDVGAKLVITADAGMRGGKAVVLKTAVDEALALGGCEAVTKVIVCQRTKSKVAWTEGRDLWWQDLESKASDVCEPTWVNAEHPLFILYTSGSTGTPKGVQHSTGGYLLGALMSIKWVFDYKENDVFWCTADVGWITGHSYVAYGPLSLGATQVIFEGIPTYPDAGRFWQMIEKHKVSVFYTAPTAIRSLIKLGGDLPKQYDLSSLRLLGTVGEPINPEAWMWYHTVVGNERCPIVDTWWQTETGAHMLAPLPGAIDAKPGSCTMPLPGIMMDIVHEDGTHIEGTGGGLLVAKKPWPSMIRTIWGNPERFKKSYFPEELNGLYLAGDSAHRDDDGYYWIMGRIDDVLNVSGHRLGTMEIESALVANPLVAEAAIVGKPHEIKGESIVAYVVLKGARPEGEAAKKIVAELREWVGKEIGPIAKPDEIRFGDNLPKTRSGKIMRRLLRSLARGEEITSDISTLDNPAILEQLKQPIV; from the coding sequence ATGTCATCAATCGAGTCTGTGCTCACGGAAAATCGGGTATTTGCGCCCATTCCGGCATTCAAACAAAACGCCACTGTTTCTGGATTAGCCGCTTATAAGGCCTTGTGCCAACAAGCCGAGCAAGATTACACAGGCTTTTGGGGCAACCTAGCCAACACTGAACTTGACTGGCACAAGCCCTTCACCCAAATTTTAGATGAAAGTAAGGCCCCTTTTTACCGCTGGTTTCATGACGGCGAACTCAACGCCTCATACAACTGTATCGACCGCCACCTTGCGACTAAAGGCGACAAAACTGCGATTATTTTTGAAGCAGACGACGGCTCAGTTACTAAGCTCACATACCAACAATTACACCAACGTGTTTGCCGTTTTGCCAATGCACTGAAAGACCAAGGCATCACTTTAGGCGACCGCGTGATTATTTACTTACCGATGGGCATTGAAGCGGTCGTTGCCATGCAAGCTTGTGCACGTGTTGGCGCTATTCATTCAGTCGTGTTTGGTGGCTTCTCAGCCAAAAGTCTGCACGAACGCATTACCGACGTTGGTGCTAAATTAGTCATCACGGCCGATGCTGGCATGCGCGGCGGTAAAGCTGTTGTGCTTAAAACCGCCGTGGATGAAGCGTTGGCTTTAGGCGGCTGTGAGGCGGTGACCAAAGTCATCGTGTGCCAACGCACAAAATCTAAAGTCGCTTGGACTGAAGGCCGTGACCTTTGGTGGCAAGACTTAGAAAGCAAAGCATCTGACGTGTGTGAACCAACATGGGTCAACGCAGAGCACCCATTATTTATCCTTTACACCTCAGGCTCCACCGGCACCCCTAAAGGTGTACAACATTCTACAGGCGGCTATTTACTAGGCGCCTTGATGAGCATCAAATGGGTGTTCGATTACAAAGAGAATGACGTTTTTTGGTGTACCGCAGATGTGGGCTGGATTACTGGTCACAGCTATGTCGCCTATGGCCCATTATCACTAGGTGCAACACAAGTCATTTTCGAAGGCATCCCCACTTACCCGGATGCTGGCCGCTTCTGGCAAATGATAGAAAAACACAAAGTTAGCGTGTTTTACACAGCGCCAACAGCGATTCGCTCCCTCATTAAATTAGGCGGCGACTTACCTAAACAATACGATCTTTCAAGCTTACGTTTGCTCGGCACCGTGGGTGAACCAATCAACCCAGAAGCTTGGATGTGGTATCACACAGTGGTGGGGAATGAGCGTTGCCCGATTGTGGATACTTGGTGGCAAACCGAAACGGGCGCGCACATGTTAGCGCCTCTTCCTGGTGCGATTGATGCCAAACCGGGCTCATGCACGATGCCGCTCCCTGGCATCATGATGGATATTGTTCACGAAGATGGCACCCATATTGAAGGCACCGGCGGCGGCTTGCTTGTTGCTAAAAAACCTTGGCCTTCCATGATCCGCACTATCTGGGGCAACCCTGAACGCTTTAAAAAATCTTATTTCCCAGAAGAGCTTAATGGCCTTTATCTCGCCGGCGACTCAGCGCACCGTGATGATGACGGCTACTACTGGATTATGGGGCGTATTGATGATGTGCTGAACGTATCAGGCCATCGTCTCGGCACGATGGAGATTGAATCTGCTTTAGTCGCCAATCCATTAGTTGCTGAAGCGGCGATTGTGGGTAAACCGCATGAAATCAAAGGCGAATCTATTGTCGCCTACGTGGTACTTAAAGGCGCCCGCCCAGAAGGCGAAGCGGCCAAGAAGATTGTGGCTGAACTGCGCGAGTGGGTAGGCAAAGAGATTGGTCCGATTGCTAAACCGGATGAAATCCGCTTTGGTGACAATTTACCTAAAACACGTTCAGGCAAAATCATGCGCCGCTTATTGCGTAGCTTGGCGAGAGGCGAAGAAATTACTTCGGATATTTCTACCCTTGATAATCCCGCGATTTTGGAACAACTTAAACAACCTATCGTTTAA